The nucleotide sequence TTACAATTAAAACAAACCAATTCAGATAAGCCATGCTCTATTGTTACACCCAGGTTTCACAAAGCTCCCTTTCCACATTACAAATTACCGGCTTATAAATGCAAGGATGTTTTCTGGACCACCAACCATGCCCACACGTCACCATGCAAAGCAGATACAACAATATCTATGGCCAAATATAAGATTCCTCACTACACACTAGGTTACATAATGTGTTtatctatttattagcaacaaAACAATCTTAATATTTAACAGGAACTTTGGGGACTTCCTTGTTTATCCTGATTATATTTGGTTGGGGAAATTGTAACACTTCATCCTTGTTCTGTACCCAAATATCAGGAACATTTCAAGAAGTGAAACAACAGGATATTTAGTAAGCCAAAAACATTGTTCTGCATTCCTTTCCTCAAAAAGGGTTATTCAAAGGTCTAATGAACCAAACGAAACTAGGCCTGTATCCAAATTGATTATGCACTTGCCTATATAGATTACTAACTAACTATGTgagattatatatacatatatatacatagtatGTATAGACCTGATTCATTAAATACACTTAGGCCCTTACCATTCTATATGAGGTAAGTTCACCTAATGACACTCTCAACTCCTTACATTAACAATCACTTCCCAACATGGTTAATGCAGTTCTATTTTGGACCACAGAAGGAACTTAACCCTTGTGTTTTAACCGTGAATCACGTGGAAAGCCACAGACACCCCATTATCATTGAATTTGTCCTACAAATAGAATCAAAACTTAGTATTCTCTTTAAAACAATATGGCCTTTGATTTTCCTAATTGTTTACAGAGATTTATGGCATAATAAAGATGTGGACATAATCTTCTAGTCAATTTAGAAGGAAATACAGATTAGTGTTATTTCTCCTGTGCAATGTACTGTGTctagcaaaaagaacaagaacaatgGTTGACTCTTCCCCCGCTAGATTATTAAGATTGTAAGTAACTCTTGTTGGACTTGCAACATACTTTTGTTCCATACTGCACTACATCTTAAGAAgttctgtttaaaatataaacggcaaagaagaaaacaagcagcagcagcattgcgTTATCTTCCAGACAGAAACTTCCcaggtttattttaaattccACTTAACTCACCTGACTGCATACAAGATAGTTTGTGTCCCAATTTCCAATCGACAGTCTGATGATCTTTACTACAGTAATGGGCCCTGTGACATTTGGAACATGTCTTTGGCCCTAAACAGCCACAGACTCTGCATAGATGAGCTCCACATTGAAGCTGCAGGTTCACAGGGGGATGATCTTCCGGAGGGGGCGTTTCAGGGGGCGGATCATAGGAATAGGCGTCATTCCTCCTGGGAAGCTGGTTCCTAAAAACTTGAAAGAAACACAGGAGTGAAGGGACCAAATGCCATTTGTCCGAAGCGCAGCAGCATAGGGCACTTCCCAAAAGCCTGCGAGTGatggtttggggttttattttttgcacCTAGGAAACCTACCCACGGGCCGGGCCGCCCGgtgttaggcgctgtacaaagGCAGCACAGACGTTGCCCCGGAGAGTTTACACatcactggggggcggggggagtccacCTGTGGAGGGAGCGGTAGGGCGGGAAGGAGGCGCCCCGCGTGGAGGGAAGGTGGGTGCCGCGCGGagcgggaggggcagggcccccctGACAGgtgccgggcgggggggggtctctcaccTCGCAGCGGGCCCTGGGCCCCGGGCGGGTAGCAGGCGGGCCCGCGGCAGCAGAACACGAAGAGGCCGCGGTGGAAGGCGTCGGGGCGGCCGGGGAGCGGCGCGTAGAGCTGCAGCAGGAAGGCGCAGGGCCGCCCGCACCGCCCGCAGCGCAGCTCGGCAGGGCCCGGCAGCCCGGACTCGCCCAGCCACGCCGGCCGCCCCCCCACCTTGCTGGGGAACTGGGCGCTGCGCAGGCGCCACGGGGCCGCCTCCTCCGCGAACCCCAGCTCCACGCGCGAGCCCATCCCCGCGGCCCAACTCGCGCGCACCGGAAGTGGGCCGTGCCACAAGTCGTCCGACCGGCTCCTATGCCGGAAGTGCGCGCTGCCGAAACGCGTCCCCCCGGCTCCCATACCGGAAGTGCGGGCTGTTGCAATTAGCACGGACCCCTGTCAAGCTCCGGAAGCGGGGGCTGCGGCCGACTTGCTCCGTCGTGGGAGGCTCGGGGGGAAGCTCGTGTTGTTTCTTTGCTCCACTGTCAGACCCGACCGCGGAGCCGCCTATAGCGCCGGGGCCGGGGCCATACTCCAGCCCCTGGAAACCATCATCAAACCAAGCTGTGGCCCAGGaaggtgaggggggaggggggtggttgTTGCCACCAGGCCCAGCGCCTGCCAGGGGAGGGCTGATGTGAGGGAGACTCACAGAAAAAGGTTTAGAACCCCGTTCCTATAGTAACTTCCATGTACACATCCTACCCCTTTTACACATTAGTTACCTGCTAGATACGTGGGTGTTTATGCAGTTAGTTTTACATTTACAgtgttcttcatttaaaaaaaaaacgccTCTTAAACTACAGGTTCAACTCCCCCCGGGTGACATGCAGTTAACTCAAGGCTAGCAGTCAGCTGATGATGCACAACACCTGTAGCAGAGGAAATTTTAGATAGGGAGCTATAGTAAatctcaccacacacacacaaattaaaccACTCAaacgttaggaaatgccagaattaaggtggcTAGTGCCCCCCCTCCAATTTGAGTGTTTGTGCAGCATTAAGCATTTGTGGGTGTAATTtcctaggatttaaaaaatatatagttaaTCATCATATTGTCACCCCAAATGATCATCAGCTGGGTTGAAACCCACTGAGCCAATGGACTGTTGTCATACCCTCTGTGCGAGGGATGTGACATTTTAGCAGTGAGTTGCACAGATGTTTACTGACAGGAGAAGAATGGTCAGACTCAAGATCTTACATTCCAGGTTttttgtcccaatctactcccctACTCCTAGTCCACCTCTTGTCCCATCTGAATTCAAATAAGGCGCCTTCCTCCTTTACACTGCCAGGCCCAGTAAGGAGAAGAAATCTCCGTCCTTTCCATTCTGGTACCTAGACCCAGAACCAATGTGGCCCAGAGCAGCCTAGAACTAAAACTGCAGGGAAAGTTCTGCTTAGCTCTGGCTGCAGCATGCCCAGAACGTTTAGGGAACTTAGCTAAGAAACTGTAGCAAGTCTGTTTTGAGCACGTAtgaactcccccccacccaaaaaaaaaagcttaaaactaAGCCAAGTTTAGGCAGATTTTCATGGGACAGCAAGACACAACCCTGATACAAACACCACcttcacaggtggtggtggtaccAGAATATACATATCTATTTATATAGTATACACACAGATCACACAGTAGTTGAGAAGAGCAGTAACACtgacaaaatgcattttataaagCCTCATTCACAAAGaaacaacaagacattgcacaaTAACTATTGATATCAATATTTTAACAATTGAAAACAGCACAAACTGCTTTAAACTCAGTTTTAAATGCTAAGGCAGATTTTGCACAGAAGCTAAATACTTGGTAGTCCCAGCTGCAcgtaaaataaatacaaaacaagtgATAAGATAGAAGCAGGATTTTGGAAGTTACAGGACATTTATTCTATGAAAGACGACCATAATGGCAATATCATAGATATGACAACCAGCAACATTTTTGTCTAAATATTATGTTTAATGTTAAGTCTTTAGTTCTCAGTTACAGTTTCACATTGATGAAATAACctatttgaaacaaaacatttccttgtAACAAAACTACAAAAGTATTTAAACTAGATGtttgtgcatttttttccttaaatatgTATCCAAAAAGATGTTTACATTTAGTTTAAAAAGGAACACAGTAAACATCAGTACTGACAAAGTTCAGTACTGGTAATGAAAATATTCCACTTGAGCAACCTTTGCCCACTATCTAGTATAATACATACAAAAATTCCCAAATGGAAAAGGCAAGACTTATACTTCTGTACCTATCCAGCTGAGTACTTGTCAGTGTTCCTTGCGGATTATAGTGCACACAGTCAAGTAATTCAAAGCCTTTTGATTAATATTAAAGTCTTGCGGTCACAAGTTTCCTTATGGGTATCTGAGAATCTAAGGGATGAAAGAAAAGCGCATACATTGATTAGAAGACTACGTCCAATGCCAACCTGGAGTTAAAAATGCAAGCAAGAACGTTTTAAAAACAGCTTATTTTTCATTCAGATCTCACATTAGTATTTTTACTGCATATGTTGTAATGCGATACCAGACATAAcgtgactttcaatgggaattaggtatcTAACTGTTctttgtgactttgaaaatctccccataaATACATGTTTAACTAGTATACCAATAAGAAATACACTTACCAAACATTTCTGCTGTTTTATTGAGTGCCTCTTTGTTTACAGTGTAAGTAAATCCATTGGTCCTAtatatggaggaaaaaaaaaccaaacgaaCAGTAATAAGCTGTTATTCTtttgggatgggaaaaattaatatttaagaaaaggatACTACTTCAAAGTTATCTGGAGCaaataataattttcattatTCTTCCTCCATAAATTTTACCCACATAATCAGCTTTGAAAGATCTGCTGACACATCACAGATGTTCTTTGAAAAAGTCATACTACAGAAGAATAGGTATGCTTctagaacatttattttttcccctatatTTCCCTTCCCCTGTTTTATTATATGAGTTTTAACTACCCATCTGAAATCAAGTTAGATCTTGAGCTAGTGTAAATCATCATAGCACCATTGCTtccatggagctacaccaatttacctCAGCTGAGGATGTGCCTCAAAAGTTTTTTTCTGTACCATACCTAGGTGCTGCGGAAAGGATGATACCACAATAGCAACAGTACCTCGCACTGACATATTCAAAAGTGCTCTACAAGTCTTAACtaattcatcctcacaacaccccagtgatGTAGGAAAGCATCACTATTTTACACTAGCGTTCCCACCAGAAGTAGTCTGTTGGCAGTCTTGATTGAAATCTGAGTGTTTGAGCTCGAAGGTCACGCAATCAAAGAACTAAGACAGCACACAACTAAGATCGCAGAACAAAGACCGAATATTCACAATAAATTGGATACATCATTTGGTCAACTGTGACTAGTATGTAAGTTTGTAAAAATGTGTATTAACAGACTATTCATAAAAGGGAAAAGGGCTAAATTTACCAGGTAATTTGCTCATTACAAACTGTTTGCCCCACTAACTAATACCATGGGAAGATCCATAATATATTATGGAATTTATAAAATATGAACacgtgtgtatacacacacacacacactatttttatAGCATTAGTTGGTCTCATATTTTATCAGTTAACCCTAGTATTTATTCACAATTAAAAATGTTAGTGTAGCTTCAATTCATTTAACTTGCAGTGCTAAAGCAAAAGTCAACACAATGGTATAGTCAGAATGAGCCGTTTATTGTATTGCCTGTAACAGTCATTTGTGActccattttaataaaaagaagatAAAAAAAACTAGCTATTTTTAAGTGTGTTACAAACAATCTATGCAAACAGAGCAGAATCCTGTTTATCCAAAGGTCTGGGGGAAACACCTCAAACCTCAAGATAAAAAAGAAATGGGGTCCAAAGATTTAAAAGCCAGCTAGTGAACTCTAAATTCTGCATTTCAGATCGCATAATCCTAGTATAGAATGAAGAGATGCCATATTTGGGGAATTGGCGCATACAAAGAAGGTGCCAACTTTGACTCAGTATGACGCTGGGGAGTATGTAATCAAAATGTAGTTGGCTCAAATTCAGAAAATCAGGGTTGTAATATATTGTTTAGTATTTTACAGGTCAACCATTAAGATATCAGATAAAAGAGCCCCATGGTTCTGTATGTGAATTATGATACACTAACGGAAGTATCTCCAAAGTATAACCACTCATTGCAATTGATAATTACGTTAGATCTCATCCTTGGATCTAGTTAGACTCATAATTACAGCACATTTATCTGCATTTATCTCCAACTTGTGTCCAGACCTCAGCAAAATTCTTTTACTAATAATATTCTTGCAAACCCGAGGACCTCTTGTATTACTTACGTTTTCATCTTCTTCACTACATCTAGGCGCACAAAAGCTGCCAAGGCGTTTTTCTGCAAGTCAGAAGACAAAACTTCATAACATGGAGTGCTTCCTACGGAGAAAGCATAGGGGGCAATTAAAAGTCCATTAATTATTCAAACTATTACACATGTAAGGAATCACAGCACCAACACCACCACACAAAGCAAACATACCTGTCTCAAGAAGCTGAAAAG is from Dermochelys coriacea isolate rDerCor1 chromosome 3, rDerCor1.pri.v4, whole genome shotgun sequence and encodes:
- the PDCD2 gene encoding programmed cell death protein 2 isoform X2 yields the protein MGAGGTRFGSAHFRHRSRSDDLWHGPLPVRASWAAGMGSRVELGFAEEAAPWRLRSAQFPSKVGGRPAWLGESGLPGPAELRCGRCGRPCAFLLQLYAPLPGRPDAFHRGLFVFCCRGPACYPPGAQGPLRVFRNQLPRRNDAYSYDPPPETPPPEDHPPVNLQLQCGAHLCRVCGCLGPKTCSKCHRAHYCSKDHQTVDWKLGHKLSCMQSAQLDTAIPDHKFLFPEYEIVIEPEEMETTGDSQTDADTQKDLEKHEELEAAGSSSFESLDEEVLEAMAKHETREDKIFQKFKNRIAAEPEQILRYCRGGEGPIWISGENIPQMKDIPNCSCGAQRMFEFQVMPQLLNHLKADSLGESIDWGTLVVYTCAENCNQANGYMEEFIWKQDIPTDST
- the PDCD2 gene encoding programmed cell death protein 2 isoform X1, with product MGAGGTRFGSAHFRHRSRSDDLWHGPLPVRASWAAGMGSRVELGFAEEAAPWRLRSAQFPSKVGGRPAWLGESGLPGPAELRCGRCGRPCAFLLQLYAPLPGRPDAFHRGLFVFCCRGPACYPPGAQGPLRVFRNQLPRRNDAYSYDPPPETPPPEDHPPVNLQLQCGAHLCRVCGCLGPKTCSKCHRAHYCSKDHQTVDWKLGHKLSCMQSAQLDTAIPDHKFLFPEYEIVIEPEEMETTGDSQTDADTQKDLEKHEELEAAGSSSEGFESLDEEVLEAMAKHETREDKIFQKFKNRIAAEPEQILRYCRGGEGPIWISGENIPQMKDIPNCSCGAQRMFEFQVMPQLLNHLKADSLGESIDWGTLVVYTCAENCNQANGYMEEFIWKQDIPTDST